CAGACCTCGCGGAAGCGCTCTTGACCGACGAGCGGCTCGATGGCGCTCTCCAGCAACGGATCGACGGGCTGCTCGCGCTGCCGCTCTCGTTCGAGGTCTCGACCGAGACGGGCGACAAGGAGGCGGCGGAGCTCGCGCAGAAGAAGGCCGCGGAGGTCTGGTGGCGCTTCTGTCCCGAGCCTGTCCTGCGTGATGTCCTGAAGTGGTTGATCATGCTCGGCGTCGCGGTCGTGCAACTGAACTGGACCGAGGAGCGGGGGCAATGGCTGCCGCTGCTCGAGGTCTGGCATCCGCGCGATCTGTGGTTCGAGGGGCACGAGGTTACCTACAAGGTCGGCACTCCGACCGCGCAGATCGCGATCGGCGCGGACCCGTACAAGTGGGCGATCTTCGCCTCGGGGAGCCAGACACCCTGGATGAACGGCGCCGTCCGGCGGGTCGCGATGTACTACCTCGCGAAACAACAGATGTTCACGGATTGGGCCCATTACTCCGAGGTTTACGGGCATCCTACGCGGGTCGGGAAGTATCCCGCGGCCCTCGACGAGAGCGACGAGACGGCGCGGGAGCGCGATGCGTACCAGGACGCGCTCGTCAACGCGGGGAAATCGCCGGTGATCATGCTCCCGGTCGATATTGACAGCGAGGGCAAGGCGGCGGCGGGTTGGGATTACGAGCTCGTCCAGGCGGACGGCGCGAGCGCGGTCGAGGTGTTCGAGCGCGGGATCCGGTACTGTGACAGCGCGGCGGCGATGGCGATCCTCCGGCAGACACTCACCATGGAACCTGCGCCGATTGGCTCGCATGCGCTCGGGAAGGTGCATAACGCCGTCCGCCATGAGGGGAAACGGGCGGACACCGAAGGGCTCGCGACGACGGGGCATTTCGAGGTGTTGCGGCCGTGGGCGCTGTTCAACTTTGGGGACGAACGCCTCGCGCCGTGGCCGAAGTGGGACACGAGGACGCCCGAGGAGCGGGAGGCGCAAGCCGAGGCCGAGGTGCTCGAGGCGCGACGGCGGGCGGACGTGGCGAAGGCGGAAGCGGAAGCGCGGCGAGCCGTCGCTGAGGCGAAGCGGGCGGAAGCCATCGCGGCGGCCGAGGCGGCGAAGCTCCGGGCCGAGACGCTCGAACGTGTCGCGGGCGCGTTCGCTGCCCTCGGCGCGAGCACGCTCGCGAGCCGCGTGGATTGGGACGCGCTGGCGAAGGACGAGGGGCTTCCCCTGGCTCCGGCGGGCAAGTCTCAGCCGCGGGAGCTCGGGCGTCGCGCCTTGTCGGGAGGCGGGAAGGTTCTGCACGTCGTTGACGGCACGTATGAGCTCTTCCGCGCTCACTTCTCGCGAGGCCGGCGGCGCGTCGTCGACGGGAAGGACGTCAAGGCGACCGTGGGCATGGTGGCCTCCCTCGTGACCCTGCTCGAGGCGGGCGAGGTCACGCATCTTGCCGTAGCCTTCGACAACCCGATCACGAGCTTTCGAAACAAGCTGTTCGAGGGATACAAGGACGATACCGTCGTCCCGGCGGCCCTGCGCGCGCAGTTCGAGGACGCGGAAGCGGCGGCGCGCGCGCTCGGGGTCGTGGTCTGGTCGATGGACGAGTTCGAGGCCGACGACGCGCTTGCCACGGCATGCCAGAAGTACGCGCAGGACTTCGCCACGATCCGCCTCCTCTCGCCGGACAAAGACCTCGCGCAATGCCTGACGCGGGCGGGCGTCGTGCTCGTGGATCGTGCTCGTGGTCGGGAGCTCGCGGCGGATGGCGTGCGGGATCGGTTCGGCGTCGATCCGGAGAGCATTCCCGATCTGCTCGCGCTCGTGGGCGATGCCGCCGACCAGATCC
Above is a genomic segment from Polyangium spumosum containing:
- a CDS encoding phage portal protein family protein — its product is MTRAPRVRYAQHVFAPLMGWDNDRVRQALERHEAGDFRESADLAEALLTDERLDGALQQRIDGLLALPLSFEVSTETGDKEAAELAQKKAAEVWWRFCPEPVLRDVLKWLIMLGVAVVQLNWTEERGQWLPLLEVWHPRDLWFEGHEVTYKVGTPTAQIAIGADPYKWAIFASGSQTPWMNGAVRRVAMYYLAKQQMFTDWAHYSEVYGHPTRVGKYPAALDESDETARERDAYQDALVNAGKSPVIMLPVDIDSEGKAAAGWDYELVQADGASAVEVFERGIRYCDSAAAMAILRQTLTMEPAPIGSHALGKVHNAVRHEGKRADTEGLATTGHFEVLRPWALFNFGDERLAPWPKWDTRTPEEREAQAEAEVLEARRRADVAKAEAEARRAVAEAKRAEAIAAAEAAKLRAETLERVAGAFAALGASTLASRVDWDALAKDEGLPLAPAGKSQPRELGRRALSGGGKVLHVVDGTYELFRAHFSRGRRRVVDGKDVKATVGMVASLVTLLEAGEVTHLAVAFDNPITSFRNKLFEGYKDDTVVPAALRAQFEDAEAAARALGVVVWSMDEFEADDALATACQKYAQDFATIRLLSPDKDLAQCLTRAGVVLVDRARGRELAADGVRDRFGVDPESIPDLLALVGDAADQIPGLDGVGIEAAAALLSRYGHIEDIPEDATDWDVEVWGAERVAAALKAGREDALLYRELATLVRNVPLEEKAEELAWGGESEGFGAWCERMNADHLKGRLPVAG